From Candidatus Caldatribacterium sp., one genomic window encodes:
- a CDS encoding alcohol dehydrogenase catalytic domain-containing protein, whose translation MQAAVFYGPLNLRIEERPTPRVGKGDVLVKVEACAICGTDIRIFHFGHRAITGPQILGHEIAGVIAEKGEGVEGYEVGDRVVVDPIVSCGQCFFCQRGLTNLCLVFKEKTEAFGYYYPGGFAEYVLVPEKAVRRGNLIKFPENLSFEEAAISEPMACALNGELLSRVGLGDRVLVIGAGPVGCMHIALARVLGATKVLVAEIQKARLEEAKRFGADRIINPTEENLKEAVLAETQGIGPDVVIVAASSRKAQEEAIELAAPRGRVNFFGGLPKDDRLVTVDGNTVHYKELFIHGTSGATASHIRTCLELMSTGRIDGRAYISKVIPLEELPKMLEEIQKGPYLKVVVKP comes from the coding sequence ATGCAGGCAGCGGTTTTCTACGGGCCTTTGAACCTCCGCATCGAGGAGCGGCCCACTCCTCGAGTGGGCAAGGGGGATGTCCTCGTCAAGGTGGAGGCCTGCGCCATCTGTGGAACCGATATCCGCATTTTCCACTTTGGACATCGGGCCATCACCGGACCCCAGATCCTCGGCCATGAAATTGCCGGCGTCATCGCCGAAAAGGGGGAAGGAGTCGAAGGGTACGAGGTTGGGGACCGGGTCGTCGTGGACCCCATCGTCTCCTGCGGGCAGTGCTTCTTCTGCCAGCGGGGGCTCACGAACCTCTGCCTCGTCTTCAAGGAAAAGACCGAAGCCTTCGGCTACTACTACCCCGGGGGCTTTGCCGAGTACGTCCTTGTGCCGGAGAAGGCCGTCCGGCGGGGGAACCTCATCAAGTTCCCCGAAAACCTCTCCTTTGAGGAGGCGGCAATCTCTGAACCCATGGCCTGTGCCCTCAATGGGGAGCTCCTATCGCGTGTTGGCCTTGGGGACCGGGTCCTTGTCATTGGCGCCGGCCCGGTGGGCTGCATGCACATTGCCCTTGCCAGGGTCCTCGGGGCAACGAAGGTCCTCGTCGCCGAGATTCAAAAAGCGCGCCTTGAGGAGGCCAAACGCTTCGGAGCGGATCGGATCATCAACCCCACCGAAGAGAACCTGAAGGAAGCCGTCCTTGCGGAAACCCAGGGCATTGGTCCTGATGTCGTCATTGTTGCCGCCTCCTCCCGCAAAGCTCAAGAGGAAGCCATAGAACTTGCCGCCCCCCGGGGACGGGTGAACTTCTTCGGAGGCCTTCCCAAGGACGATCGCCTCGTCACCGTTGATGGGAACACCGTCCACTACAAGGAGCTCTTCATCCACGGGACTTCAGGCGCCACCGCCTCCCACATCCGGACCTGTCTTGAACTCATGAGCACCGGCCGCATCGATGGCAGAGCCTACATCTCAAAGGTTATCCCCCTTGAGGAACTCCCGAAAATGCTTGAGGAAATCCAGAAGGGCCCATACCTCAAGGTGGTCGTGAAGCCGTAG